In Paralichthys olivaceus isolate ysfri-2021 chromosome 1, ASM2471397v2, whole genome shotgun sequence, the following are encoded in one genomic region:
- the eif3jb gene encoding eukaryotic translation initiation factor 3 subunit J-B isoform X1, protein MTQPIQERGLEVSPFYITSVAGDSCSAGGEVTGCLELNVDTVTVQKPPRTDPGKVLDNWDDEEEEEKNGEVKKLETKVSDKKKLSEKIKEKENRLKKKLQEQKEKEQQNAEAELTSEEQLEEKLRVKKLQEAADLELAKDAFGISSSTPNSVTGIDAMCPSSKEDFTEFEKLLKEKISQFEKSVHYSSFLDSLFRELCISLEVDDMKKISNSLSALLSEKQKQEKQNKGKKKKKGVVAGGGLKAQLRDDLDYASFDGGYAQDYEDFM, encoded by the exons ATGACTCAACCGATCCAAGAACGAGGCCTGGAAGTTTCCCCCTTTTACATCACGAGTGTGGCGGGAGACAGCTGCTCGGCTGGCGGGGAAGTTACAGGTTGTTTAGAGCTGAATGTGGACACGGTCACTGTCCAGAAACCTCCGAGAACGGACCCCGGGAAAGTGCTG GACAACTgggatgatgaggaggaagaggagaaaaatggaGAGGTGAAAAAATTGG agacGAAAGTTTCTGATAAGAAAAAGTTGAGTGAGAAAATTAAGGAGAAAGAAAATCGGTTAAAGAAAAAACTACaggagcagaaagagaaagagcagcagaATGCA GAAGCAGAGCTTACTTCTGAAGAGCAACTCGAAGAGAAGTTAAGAGTGAAGAAATTACAGGAAGCTGCAGACTTGGAGCTAGCAAAAGATGCTTTTG gtatcagcagcagcactccGAACAGTGTCACTGGGATCGATGCCATGTGTCCATCttccaaagaagacttcacagAGTTTGAAAAattgttgaaagaaaaaatatcccAGTTTGAAAAATCTGTGCATTATTCAAGTTTCTTGGATTCATTGTTTCGGGAACTCTGTATTTCAT TGGAAGTAGATGACATGAAGAAAATCAGTAATTCCCTGTCAGCTCTACTtagtgaaaaacagaaacaagaaaaa caaaacaaaggaaagaagaagaagaagggggtCGTAGCCGGAGGCGGTTTGAAAGCACAGCTGAGAGACGACCTTGACTATGCATCGTTTGATGGTGGCTACGCCCAAGACTACGAGGACTTCATGTGA
- the eif3jb gene encoding eukaryotic translation initiation factor 3 subunit J-B isoform X2 encodes MADWDADSFEAEEPIQKAAALDKWEGEDEEEDVKDNWDDEEEEEKNGEVKKLETKVSDKKKLSEKIKEKENRLKKKLQEQKEKEQQNAEAELTSEEQLEEKLRVKKLQEAADLELAKDAFGISSSTPNSVTGIDAMCPSSKEDFTEFEKLLKEKISQFEKSVHYSSFLDSLFRELCISLEVDDMKKISNSLSALLSEKQKQEKQNKGKKKKKGVVAGGGLKAQLRDDLDYASFDGGYAQDYEDFM; translated from the exons ATGGCGGACTGGG ACGCTGACAGCTTCGAGGCGGAGGAGCCGATTCAAAAGGCGGCAGCGCTGGACAAATGGGAAGgcgaagacgaagaagaagatgTTAAG GACAACTgggatgatgaggaggaagaggagaaaaatggaGAGGTGAAAAAATTGG agacGAAAGTTTCTGATAAGAAAAAGTTGAGTGAGAAAATTAAGGAGAAAGAAAATCGGTTAAAGAAAAAACTACaggagcagaaagagaaagagcagcagaATGCA GAAGCAGAGCTTACTTCTGAAGAGCAACTCGAAGAGAAGTTAAGAGTGAAGAAATTACAGGAAGCTGCAGACTTGGAGCTAGCAAAAGATGCTTTTG gtatcagcagcagcactccGAACAGTGTCACTGGGATCGATGCCATGTGTCCATCttccaaagaagacttcacagAGTTTGAAAAattgttgaaagaaaaaatatcccAGTTTGAAAAATCTGTGCATTATTCAAGTTTCTTGGATTCATTGTTTCGGGAACTCTGTATTTCAT TGGAAGTAGATGACATGAAGAAAATCAGTAATTCCCTGTCAGCTCTACTtagtgaaaaacagaaacaagaaaaa caaaacaaaggaaagaagaagaagaagggggtCGTAGCCGGAGGCGGTTTGAAAGCACAGCTGAGAGACGACCTTGACTATGCATCGTTTGATGGTGGCTACGCCCAAGACTACGAGGACTTCATGTGA
- the cilp gene encoding cartilage intermediate layer protein 1 has translation MSLKPLLLIWGITAATVVTAQENYEWTTWFNVDHPGGRGDYEQLEAIRFYYRARVCETPRAIEARTTEWIPARETGETVHADPTVGFWCLNEEQGPKRNCSNYAVRFLCPKVISVNIQGTWGPWSDWSPCPAACDEVRVQLRSRNCQSHSMPCSGPKVEEKECNGPECPMTNCFLQCAVGKVNAECDACMCEEHILLGSVRGAGGLIAEGATILRNGKLLTLTDHNGHFRIPGICPDGNTTLTVGLQGHVTHNVVVPNSSERTSVLSVQLKRIEKLHVLSNPDSKARRQGQTAAFCCKVAGAPQPDKYQWFHNDSLLEKQTGSTLVLKDLLLEQAGEYYCRASGPSGAIKTKPATLKVLGRNEHSCNPKPQSHHIRLPHDCYQNSTDSLYYDVGKCPSNTCTGKLDNGIRCKDKVAYCCGVEKMEERQITCKGYQLPTMVVTECGCQKCVETKAIVHGRAIAADNGEPMRFGHIFMNGVRISRTGYKGTFSIQVPPDTERLVLTFVDNMQKFVNSTKVLPFNTKGGAVYHEIKLLRKKTPVTISSVETNTLELGEVEGQEAMVQIQIPPNSFYKENGEAFTGNVNASITFLDPRDVSTAAAAQSDLNFVGSEGDTLPLRTYGMFSVDFRGEENNEPLNAGEVKVFLDSAQVKMSEHLNTMKLWSLNPDTGLWEEEGSLQVEKKRRGKREERTFLIGNMEIRERRLFNLDVPENRRCYVKVRAFRSERFMPSEQVEGVVVSLINMEPTAGYSSNPRAWGRFDSVITGSNGACLPAFCDEQKADAYSAYVMANLGGEELEAVPSAPKLNPNLIGVPQPYLNKLNYKRTDHEDPRVKKTAFSINVAKPSPNTAEEGNGPVYQFEKLKDCEEAPFSAAHFRFSRVEGDRYDYNTVPFNEDDPMSWTEDYLSWWPKPMEYRACYIKVKISSPHEINVRSRNMGGTHPKTVGQLYGLRDTRSIRDMDQNTVSAVCVEFKCSGMLYDQERVDRTLVKVIPQGSCKRELVNTMLQEYLVNHLPLAVNNDTNEFTMLAPLDPLGHNYGIYTVTDQDPRTAKEIALGRCFDGTSDGTSRVMKSNEGVALSFTCGDREVTHQSVFQSLQSSQGQTVTSVVRGEGRQNRRRQRANAPRSSRRRSTRNPTGKRAEAKS, from the exons ATGTCACTGAAGCCTCTTCTGCTCATCTGGGGAATCACTGCAGCCACTGTTGTTACTGCTCAAG AAAACTACGAGTGGACCACATGGTTCAACGTTGATCACCCCGGAGGTCGTGGAGACTACGAGCAGCTGGAGGCCATTCGCTTCTATTACCGTGCACGAGTTTGTGAGACACCACGGGCAATTGAGGCCAGAACCACTGAATGGATCCCAGCCCGTGAGACTGGGGAGACGGTCCATGCAGACCCGACGGTGGGCTTCTGGTGCCTCAATGAGGAGCAAGGTCCCAAACGCAACTGCTCCAACTATGCAGTCCGCTTCCTCTGCCCTAAAG TTATCAGTGTGAACATTCAGGGTACCTGGGGCCCTTGGTCAGACTGGAGCCCATGCCCTGCCGCCTGCGATGAAGTGAGGGTCCAACTACGCTCCAGAAACTGCCAGTCTCACTCCATGCCTTGCAGTGGCCCTAAAGTAGAAGAGAAAGAATGCAATGGACCTGAGTGCCCAATGACAA ATTGTTTCCTGCAATGTGCGGTGGGGAAGGTGAATGCTGAGTGTGACGCATGCATGTGTGAAGAGCACATCCTGTTGGGTTCTGTACGTGGTGCTGGAGGTCTCATCGCTGAAGGAGCTACGATCCTTCGCAATGGCAAGCTCCTCACCCTTACTGACCACAACGGACATTTCCGCATCCCCGGTATCTGCCCTGATGGCAACACCACGCTGACGGTCGGCCTGCAGGGTCATGTCACCCATAACGTTGTTGTGCCAAACAGCTCTGAACGCACATCTGTCCTCAGTGTCCAGCTGAAAAGAATAG AGAAGCTTCATGTGTTGAGCAACCCCGACAGCAAGGCCAGGAGGCAGGGACAAACTGCTGCCTTCTGCTGTAAAGTGGCGGGAGCACCACAGCCAGACAAATACCAATG GTTTCATAACGACAGTCTCCTGGAGAAGCAGACTGGGAGCACCTTGGTCCTAAAGGATCTGCTTCTTGAGCAGGCTGGGGAGTACTACTGCAGAGCAAGTGGGCCATCTGGTGCTATCAAGACCAAACCAGCTACACTCAAAGTCCTAG GTCGAAATGAGCATTCATGTAACCCCAAACCTCAATCCCACCACATCCGTCTTCCACATGACTGCTACCAAAACAGCACAGACTCACTCTATTACGATGTGGGCAAGTGCCCTTCAAATACATGCACTGGAAAGCTGGACAATGGCATCAGGTGCAAAGACAAAGTGGCCTACTGCTGTGGTGtggaaaagatggaggaaaggcagaTTACATGCAAAGGCTACCAACTGCCCACCATGGTGGTGACTGAGTGTGGCTGCCAGAAATGTGTGGAAACCAAGGCTATTGTGCACGGTCGGGCCATTGCGGCAGATAATGGTGAGCCAATGAGGTTTGGCCATATCTTTATGAATGGAGTCAGAATCAGCCGCACAGGCTACAAAGGTACCTTCTCCATTCAGGTCCCTCCAGACACAGAGAGGCTAGTCCTGACTTTTGTGGACAACATGCAGAAATTTGTCAACAGCACAAAGGTACTTCCATTTAACACCAAAGGAGGGGCTGTTTACCATGAGATCAAACTTCTCAGAAAGAAAACACCTGTCACCATCAGCTCAGTAGAAACCAACACGTTGGAGCTTGGGGAGGTGGAGGGCCAGGAGGCAATGGTTCAGATCCAGATTCCACCCAATTCCTTTTACAAGGAGAATGGAGAAGCCTTCACAGGTAATGTCAATGCTAGTATAACATTCCTTGACCCAAGAGACGtctccacagctgctgcagctcaaagtgaTCTCAATTTTGTAGGAAGTGAAGGCGATACCTTACCTCTAAGAACCTATGGTATGTTCTCAGTGGACTTCAGGGGTGAGGAAAACAATGAGCCCCTGAACGCAGGTGAAGTGAAAGTTTTCCTTGATTCTGCTCAGGTGAAGATGTCTGAGCACCTAAACACCATGAAGCTGTGGTCACTGAACCCTGATACCGGcctgtgggaggaggagggaagtcTGCaggtggaaaagaaaagaagaggcaaaagggaggagagaaccTTTCTGATTGGTAACATGGAGATCAGAGAGAGGCGGCTGTTTAACCTGGACGTCCCAGAGAACCGCAGGTGTTATGTGAAAGTGAGGGCCTTCCGCAGTGAGCGCTTCATGCCCAGTGAGCAGGTGGAGGGAGTTGTGGTGAGTCTCATAAACATGGAGCCGACAGCTGGCTACTCCTCTAACCCACGGGCCTGGGGACGATTCGATAGTGTAATCACTGGCTCGAACGGTGCCTGTCTTCCTGCCTTCTGTGATGAACAAAAAGCTGATGCATACTCTGCCTACGTCATGGCCAATCTTGGaggggaggagctggaggctgtcCCTTCGGCTCCTAAACTCAATCCCAACCTCATTGGAGTGCCCCAACCTTACCTGAATAAACTGAACTACAAGCGGACCGACCATGAAGATCCGAGAGTTAAGAAAACAGCTTTCAGCATCAACGTTGCGAAACCAAGTCCCAACACAGCCGAGGAAGGCAACGGACCAGTATACCAATTTGAGAAATTGAAAGACTGTGAGGAAGCCCCGTTCAGTGCAGCACACTTCCGTTTCTCAAGAGTGGAAGGAGACCGCTATGATTACAACACCGTGCCATTCAATGAAGACGACCCAATGAGCTGGACAGAGGACTACCTGAGCTGGTGGCCCAAGCCCATGGAATACCGGGCCTGCTACATTAAAGTTAAAATCAGCAGTCCACATGAGATCAATGTGCGGTCCCGTAACATGGGAGGCACCCATCCCAAGACAGTGGGTCAGCTGTATGGCCTCCGAGACACTCGCAGCATCCGTGACATGGACCAGAACACTgtatcagctgtgtgtgtggagttcaAATGCAGCGGGATGTTGTATGATCAGGAACGTGTCGATCGCACCCTGGTGAAAGTGATTCCACAAGGAAGCTGTAAGAGAGAGCTTGTCAACACAATGCTTCAGGAGTATCTGGTCAACCACCTGCCCCTTGCAGTCAACAATGACACCAATGAGTTCACTATGCTGGCGCCTCTTGACCCTCTGGGTCATAACTATGGAATTTATACAGTGACGGACCAGGACCCCCGCACAGCCAAAGAGATCGCACTTGGACGCTGCTTTGATGGCACTTCTGATGGTACGTCTCGTGTCATGAAGAGCAATGAGGGTGTGGCGCTGTCGTTCACATGCGGAGATCGTGAGGTTACACACCAGAGTGTTTTCCAGTCCCTGCAGAGCTCTCAGGGTCAGACAGTAACAAGTGTGGTGAGAGGCGAAGGCAGACAGAACCGGCGCCGGCAGAGAGCCAATGCACCCCGCAGCAGTCGTAGACGTAGCACCAGGAACCCCACAGGAAAACGTGCAGAGGCCAAAAGCTAA